TTTCAAATACCGTTTGTACATAGTTGCTTTCCTCAATTTTGTTAAGGATACGGTTTGCTCCCCGGGTGGTCATAGACAGGCACTCAGCCACATCCTCAGAGGATAATTTATTGGTTCTCATCATTTCCGCATAGGACATGATTCGCTGCAAGTTGATGTTGTTAATTCCAATCTTTTTGGCGAGTGCAAGGATATCCGGGTCCCCCTGCTCAGAGAACTGGATCACGTTCATACTCCGCAGCGGGCCGATCACCTTCTGTTCCTCATTTATGAAAAAGCTGCAGCTTCCCGCATAGGCTTCCGCCTGCCGGTGAGCTTTGGTGGCGTTGACGTTCGCCTGGAAATATTCGTGCCCCGTGCCCCACCCGATCTTCACCTTGCCGCTGATGAAGCCTTCCAGATACTCCAGCAGGGTGCAGTTATGCGCGTTAGCGGTGATCCTCATGAAATGTCCGTAGGTGGTGTATAGCCTGACGTAGCCATCCGAGATTTGGGCCGTGTCTGCGATTTTCACGCTGTGCAGAAACCTGCCGACCAGGGCTTTCAGCTCTTGAAGCTGCTCTGCGGAGGACGGCTGCCCGTTGTGGACCGACAGGCATGCGACAACTGCCCTCTGGTTCTTCAGCTTGAGGATGGTAATCTCGTTGATGATCTCGCTGATGGTCTCTTTGACGTCCTCCAGAGTGGGACGGATTAAGATATATCGGACTCCATGCTTCTGAAGCTCCGGAACAAAGTGGCCGAATGCTGTGATGGACAGATCGATTTTCTTGTTCTCCCACAGCGTGATATGGTTGTCGAGCATGATTTCCGCCTGTTTGAACAGATCTCCGCTGTCAACAGGCTTTCCTTCAGGAGTCAGATATTGCTGGAATTCCCTGAAAGAATCGATAACATAGGCATAGTCCACATAGACCCTCGAGATATCAAGCCCTGGCTTTGTTACCAGCAGCCGGAACAGTTCTCTATACAGAAGATTTTCATTATCCTGCAAAATGTGAATCGGGACCTTCTCATCCAGGCAATCCTTATCTATTGACTCATACAGCATCCTGCCGCTGATCACAAATCCATCCACCGAATCTAAATTCTGCAGATAGAGGTCTGTTGTTTCCCTGAAGCTGCTGATGGTAAGGAAGCGGAACTGGCACAAAGGCCGCATTTCTTCTTCAATGGCGCGGAAATAATCCATATGGGTCTCTGGCGTGATAATACCCAGCTTGATTTTCATAGCATATTCCTTTCAAAGCACAATGCAATCAAAAGAGTTATATCACAATAAATGTGATATTTCAATGATTCCGGCAGTCTGAAAATAATGTTCTTAAAAAGTCTTAAATACTCTTGACAGCAGATGAAATTGAAAGTAGGATAAAACTGTTCCTAAAAAGTCCTAAAATAAAAAGGGGGGAATGTCCGCTCTGTTCTTACGTTCGTACAATTTATGTTGCGGGAGATGTTCATTGTGATTGAAGAAGCTGGAGACTATTTGCGTATGGCTCATCAGCTGCAGGACAAGTTGGTCATGTACAGGCATCATCTTCATGCGATTCCGGAGCTTGATCTAAGTTTGCCAAGGACAACTGCATATGTTAAAGAGGCGCTGGAGTCGATCGGGCTTAAGCCGAATCCCGTAGGGGAATCAGGGCTAACGGTTACCATTGGCGGACAGCATGACGGGAAGGTGGTTCTGATCCGTGCGGATATGGATGCTCTACCCATTTCAGAGGAAACTGAGCTTGCTTATGCGTCGTTGAACGGGAACATGCATGCCTGTGGTCACGATATGCATACCACTATGCTGCTGGGGGCTGCCGAGATCCTGAAGGCTAACGAAGAGCAGCTTCGCGGGACGGTTAAGCTTATGTTTCAGCCGGGTGAAGAGACGCTGCACGGGGCGAAGATGATGCTGGAGAATGGGATTCTCGACAATCCAAAGGTGGATTCAGCCATGATGCTTCACGTATTGACCGGAATGCCGCTTCCTCTTGGACAATTTGTAGTACCTGAGGACGGCGGAGCGATCTCTGCTTCCTCGGATTGGTTCGAAATCATTATCCGCGGGCGGGGCTCCCATGGCGCAATGCCTGAGGCCGCAGTGGACCCCTTAAATGTAGCGGCTCATCTTCATCTGGCACTGCAGGGTATTCTCAGCCGGGAAATCTCTCCGATTGATAATGCAGTCCTTACCATCGGCGTGATGGAAGGCGGAACTACGAACAACGTAATTCCCGATACGGCCAGATTGAAGGGCAGTGTACGTACATTTAATGCCGCTTTGCGGGATAAAGTGGAAGCCCGTATCCGCGCAATTACCGCAGGTATCGGGGAAACTTTTCAGGCAAAAATGGAAGTGATCTATACGAGAGGCTGTCCTGAGGTGAAAACGGATGGCGGACTCAACGAGCAAATGAGAGCTTCGATTGCAAATACCTTTGGCGACGGTTCTTATATCGGTATAACCCAGCTGGTACCCGGAGGCAAATTAATGGGCTCGGAAGACTTCGCCTTTGTATCCCAGGCCGTACCAAGCACCACAGTATTCCTTAACGCCGGCAATATCGAAGAAGGTTACGGTTACCCGGTACACCATCCAAAGACGATGTTCGCGGATGAGGTGCTTCATAGAGGGGCTGCGGCTTATGCAGCTTTTGCCAGAGACTGGCTTGAAAATAACAGTTAAGCTCTAAACCAAACTTAGGAGGAATTACAATGACAGAGAGACGTATGATTGGACCCACCAAATTTGAAGAGTACTCGGAGAAATACAAGGAATTCCTGCTAATGACCCGCCGTGACGGAATCCTTGAAGTGCGTCTTCACACCGACGGAGGATCGTACACGCACAATTGGGAAGCCCATACCGCCTGGTCTCATGCCTGGTCGGATATTGGCCGTGACCCTGAGAACGAAGTTATGATTATTACGGGAACCGGGGATAAATGGCTGATCGGCGATCCTGAGGTCTGGAATACGAAATTCATGGACTGGCCGAAGCAAAAGAAGCTCGAACAGTATCATGAATCGCTGAGACTGCTTGAGAACCTGATCTTCTGCATTGACATTCCAACGATTGGGGCAGTCAACGGGCCGGGAACGCACTGTGAGCTTGCCACGCTCTGTGATATTACCATTTGTACGGAAGACGCGGACTTCTTCGATCCGCATTATCTGGGAGGCACGCCTCCAGGAGATGGAATGCTGCTCACACTGCAGAGCATGATCGGTTTCAAGAAAGCAGCCTACTACGCCTACACCGGCAAGAATATTAATGGCCAGACCGCATTGGACCTGGGTATTGTCAGTGAAGTGCTGCCCCGCGAAAAGCTTCTTCCACGCGCTTGGGAGCTGGCGGAGATGATTATGCAAGCACCGCGTTCAACGAGACATCTGTCTCACTCTATCATCTCCCGTCCATGGAAGCAGGCTCTGGTCGCCGATCAGGGATTCCAGCTTGCCCACCAGATGTACGACATGGCCATTGATGAAGAAGGAGCGCTGGAGCGGCTGAAGAAAATGCAGGGACGCCTGATGGGCCACGATGTTCAATAGAAAGATGACGGGACCTACCCGGCTGGAAGAATATTCGGAGAAGTACAAGGACTTATTCCTCATGACCCGCCGCGGCGGTATACTCGAAGTGCGCATGCACACTGGCGGGGGACCGTTACAATTTGACTGGCCGGTCCAAGCGTCATATGGTCATGTATGGTCAGATATTGGCCGAGATCCTGAGAATGAGGTGATGATCCTTACAGGGACAGGAGAGCTGTGGCAGACCGGCAATCCTGAAGTCTGGACCACCAAATTCCTGGATTGGCCGAATCAACGGAAGCTGGAGATGTACCATGAATCGCTCCGAATGATTGAAAATATGGTTCATTGCCTGGATATCCCCACGATTGGGGCAATCAATGGCACAGGCGCACACTGGCAGCTGGGGACGCTGTGTGATATTACCCTTTGTACAGAAGACACCGCTTTCTTCGATGCCCATTATCTGGGCGGTGTACCGCCTGGAGACGGAATCGTCCTGGCACTTCAAAGGATACTGGGAACCAAGAAAGCGGCATACTATGCATACACGGGGATGAACATTACTGCAGAGGAGGCACTAGACCTCGGTCTGGTCAATGAGGTGCTGCCTCGTGAGCAGCTTCTCCCGCGCGCGTGGGAGCTGGCTGAGAGAATCATGCAGGCGCCCCGCTCGGTGAGACATCTTACGCATTCGATTGTGTCGCACCCGTGGAAACAAGCATTGGCAGAGAATCAGGGACTCCAGCTTACTCACCAATTGGTTGACATGGCGATTGATGAAGAGGGGATTCATGAGCGGCTGATGAAGCTTAAGGAACGTTTTCAGAGGAATGGGCAGTAAGCCTGGTCAAGCCGCAGGAGGAAGATCTTAAGCCAAAGACAACTGAGAAGGGATAAGGGTGCTATGAGATCGTTGACTGAGCTATTTAAGATTGGCAGCGGACCGTCCAGCTCTCATACCATGGGGCCGGAGAAAGCGGCCGGCATCTTCAAGTCGGAAAATGAAGACGCAGACCAGTTCAAGGCACTAATCTATGGTTCCCTTGCCAAAACAGGCAAAGGCCATATGACGGACAAGGCTATTATTCGCGCATGGTCACCCGCTTCAGCGGAGGTTGAGTTTGTTCCGCAGCCGGATTTTGTTCTGTCCCATCCCAATACGATGGACTTGTTCGCTTACAAAGACGGTCAGCAAACCAATTCCATGCGTGTTGTCAGTATCGGCGGCGGGGACATTGTGATTGAGGGGCGGGAGGAGGTGCGGGGACCCGATGTCTACCCGGAGAACAGCTTTGCCGATATTAGCGCCTATTGTAAAGCGAACCATATCCGCCTAAGCGATTACGTCGAGCTGCATGAAGGCGAACAGATCTGGGATTTCCTCCAGGGAATCTGGGAAGCGATGAAGCGGTCGATCGAAGAAGGGCTGTCTGTCACAGGTATTCTGGAGGGCGGCCTGAATGTTGAACGCAAGGCGAAATATCTGTATCAGCAGCGGGATATGGATGAGAGCCCGGAGACGCGGGAGAATCGGATCGTCAGCGCTTACGCTTTTGCCGTCAATGAACAGAATGCGGCCGCCGGTACAGTCGTAACGGCTCCAACCTGCGGGGCCTGCGGTGTTGTGCCCGCCTCGCTCCGTTACATGCAGGAGAAGCTGCAGGTCCCGGACGAACAGATTCTCCGCGCGCTGGCCGTCGGGGGACTCATTGGCAATCTGGTCAAGCATAACGCCTCAATCAGCGGCGCCCAGTGCGGCTGCCAGGCGGAGGTGGGGACGGCTTGCTCGATGGCAGCGGCTGCACTGGCTGAACTGTCCGGGATGGAGATCGACCAGATCGAGTATGCGGCGGAGGTTGCGATGGAGCATCACCTGGGGTTAACCTGTGATCCGATTAACGGACTGGTTCAGATCCCTTGCATTGAGCGGAATGCGGTCGGTGCGATGCGGGCGATCAATGCGCTGAGTCTGGCCAAATTCTTGTCGGGTACCCGTAAAATATCCTTTGATCTGGTTGTACAGACCATGTACGAGACTGGCCTGGACATGAACAGCCGTTACCGCGAAACTTCAGAGGGCGGGCTTGCCAAGTTCTACAACATGGGCAGTTAACTGATAATGATATTGCTATAGACGAGGAACGTCCCTTGCTGCTGGTTGGCAGAAGGGGCGTTCTTTCGTTTTGCGGGAGGATCAGTAGGACGGAGCCGGCTGTAGGAGAAGAAGTGATTTGACGGAGGGCGGCCGGGATGAGAAAATGTATGCGTGTACATGCAGCAGTGAATTAAGTAGAGGAGGCTACGAATGAAACAGCTACGCATTGGAATGATAGGTTATAAATTCATGGGCAAGGCCCACAGCAACGCTTACCGCAGTCTGCCGATGTTCTTCCCGAAGGC
This region of Paenibacillus sp. FSL K6-1096 genomic DNA includes:
- a CDS encoding M20 family metallopeptidase, whose product is MFIVIEEAGDYLRMAHQLQDKLVMYRHHLHAIPELDLSLPRTTAYVKEALESIGLKPNPVGESGLTVTIGGQHDGKVVLIRADMDALPISEETELAYASLNGNMHACGHDMHTTMLLGAAEILKANEEQLRGTVKLMFQPGEETLHGAKMMLENGILDNPKVDSAMMLHVLTGMPLPLGQFVVPEDGGAISASSDWFEIIIRGRGSHGAMPEAAVDPLNVAAHLHLALQGILSREISPIDNAVLTIGVMEGGTTNNVIPDTARLKGSVRTFNAALRDKVEARIRAITAGIGETFQAKMEVIYTRGCPEVKTDGGLNEQMRASIANTFGDGSYIGITQLVPGGKLMGSEDFAFVSQAVPSTTVFLNAGNIEEGYGYPVHHPKTMFADEVLHRGAAAYAAFARDWLENNS
- a CDS encoding enoyl-CoA hydratase/isomerase family protein, which encodes MTERRMIGPTKFEEYSEKYKEFLLMTRRDGILEVRLHTDGGSYTHNWEAHTAWSHAWSDIGRDPENEVMIITGTGDKWLIGDPEVWNTKFMDWPKQKKLEQYHESLRLLENLIFCIDIPTIGAVNGPGTHCELATLCDITICTEDADFFDPHYLGGTPPGDGMLLTLQSMIGFKKAAYYAYTGKNINGQTALDLGIVSEVLPREKLLPRAWELAEMIMQAPRSTRHLSHSIISRPWKQALVADQGFQLAHQMYDMAIDEEGALERLKKMQGRLMGHDVQ
- a CDS encoding transcriptional regulator, whose amino-acid sequence is MKIKLGIITPETHMDYFRAIEEEMRPLCQFRFLTISSFRETTDLYLQNLDSVDGFVISGRMLYESIDKDCLDEKVPIHILQDNENLLYRELFRLLVTKPGLDISRVYVDYAYVIDSFREFQQYLTPEGKPVDSGDLFKQAEIMLDNHITLWENKKIDLSITAFGHFVPELQKHGVRYILIRPTLEDVKETISEIINEITILKLKNQRAVVACLSVHNGQPSSAEQLQELKALVGRFLHSVKIADTAQISDGYVRLYTTYGHFMRITANAHNCTLLEYLEGFISGKVKIGWGTGHEYFQANVNATKAHRQAEAYAGSCSFFINEEQKVIGPLRSMNVIQFSEQGDPDILALAKKIGINNINLQRIMSYAEMMRTNKLSSEDVAECLSMTTRGANRILNKIEESNYVQTVFEKRDNTKGRPKKYYELLFLDKEGRKISK
- a CDS encoding L-serine ammonia-lyase gives rise to the protein MRSLTELFKIGSGPSSSHTMGPEKAAGIFKSENEDADQFKALIYGSLAKTGKGHMTDKAIIRAWSPASAEVEFVPQPDFVLSHPNTMDLFAYKDGQQTNSMRVVSIGGGDIVIEGREEVRGPDVYPENSFADISAYCKANHIRLSDYVELHEGEQIWDFLQGIWEAMKRSIEEGLSVTGILEGGLNVERKAKYLYQQRDMDESPETRENRIVSAYAFAVNEQNAAAGTVVTAPTCGACGVVPASLRYMQEKLQVPDEQILRALAVGGLIGNLVKHNASISGAQCGCQAEVGTACSMAAAALAELSGMEIDQIEYAAEVAMEHHLGLTCDPINGLVQIPCIERNAVGAMRAINALSLAKFLSGTRKISFDLVVQTMYETGLDMNSRYRETSEGGLAKFYNMGS
- a CDS encoding enoyl-CoA hydratase/isomerase family protein, with protein sequence MFNRKMTGPTRLEEYSEKYKDLFLMTRRGGILEVRMHTGGGPLQFDWPVQASYGHVWSDIGRDPENEVMILTGTGELWQTGNPEVWTTKFLDWPNQRKLEMYHESLRMIENMVHCLDIPTIGAINGTGAHWQLGTLCDITLCTEDTAFFDAHYLGGVPPGDGIVLALQRILGTKKAAYYAYTGMNITAEEALDLGLVNEVLPREQLLPRAWELAERIMQAPRSVRHLTHSIVSHPWKQALAENQGLQLTHQLVDMAIDEEGIHERLMKLKERFQRNGQ